AGGTAAAATCGTGCTTTTTGCTATTGAACAAGTAGCTATTAATTTTCGTAGCCGGTTGTGTTTAATACTGCGATGAACTTCTTAACTTCACCAACACTCATTACGAATGCCAATGCGGTTTTTTGATAAAAATCATCAGTTAAATTACCGTGATTTTCAGAAAGTACCTTGATGAATTTCAGTACCTTCGCATCTTTATTTTGCAAAGCTTGGCGCATTGCATCTGTTTCTGATTTTGTCACTGCGGTTCCTGTTACTAATGTCATAATTTTCTTTCCCCCATACATTTAACGATACAACTTATCAAAGGATAATGCAAATTTAATTGTACGTAAAATTGTGTACCTCTACTAATGTAATATTTGCTTTCAGATTACGTCCCCTTGAAACTTTACAAATACTGCCACTGCAGGATTTTCGATTAAATTGGTACATATGCTTGCCCCAACCACAAAAAATAGAACAATCCCAAAATAAAGGATTGTCCTGTAGTAAAAAGATTCTATTTGTTTTAGAGTAGGTTTGTCATTTCTGTACTTTTGTTTAAGAATATTCACGTACCACGGAATATACCTTAGACACTAAGTTTGATCACCTCACAAAATCCGCGATACCTGATTTGATTGAATCTGCCCACCACCGACTTAGTTTGAGAATTATTACTAACTAACGGAGTGCCGGCAAATTGCTTGGTGGGCGCAGCCTTTACACCGTGACTGGGGATGAGATGAGCAGTCTTAGGAATTTATTCCTTAGACTCCCAGCTTATCCGAACCTCACAAGACCGCATTTTGGCTTGGGAGGTTGCTTCCAGCGTGGTGCGCCAAGCAATTTGCCGGTACGGAGTGGTTAAGTTTATTCAATCCCACGTCAGACGGAATGGAGGCAAAATCTATCAATTTTAAGGCCGTTCAACCCCATGTGTACCAAGTTTAACCTGCCCATCAAGACCGATAAACTTGTGCTGCTTGGTTTGCCATAAGGCTGACTTTACAAATTTGTAGCTACCATTCCAAGTCGTCCAGTTGTCGTTAACTAGACCACCAGTATCGCCTGAGTCAGGATTAAAACACCAGTATGTGAAACTAAGCTTGTCCTGCTTGATTTCACTGCGTAAATATTTCAACCATTTCAAATTATTCCCAGTATGATTTTTCGCGTAACCGCCCCATTCACCAATGAAAATTGGCGCGATTTTCTCTTTATGAATGAATAACCAGTTTTTGTTCCAGTACGCTTTTACACTTTTCTTAAAGTTACCTTGCAGCCATGGTTGTTGATACACGATTGGGCCATAATCGTGTGACGAGTAGACAACCTGTTTTTGTTGTTTGGCCGCCAACTTGATTGGTGCTTTTTTGACACCTTGCAAATTAGCTCCCCACCAAGAATAATCGCCATTATATTGCTCAATTCCTTCAATGAAAACTAAGGCGTGCGGATTCTTTTTCAAAACCGCTTTTGCGCCCCGCGTGGCTGCGTATCGCCAATTATTTTGGGCTTTGCTAGTATCCCATTTGGCTTGCCCATGTGGTTCATTTTTCAAATCATATCCGATGACGGTATCGTTTTTCTTGTAAGCTTTTGCTAAATAACTAAGTGCATTAAGCCATTTAGTGGTCGAATAATTGTCATCGTACCACGTATCACTTTGGTAGCCATCCTTGGAAGGACTGTGGATATCAATGATTACCTTGACCCCATTTTGCTTAGCGTATTTAAGGAACGTGTTAAAAATTTGCTGATTGTTGAGCCCCTGCAATTCAGGGTTAGCGGCATAATTGATGTTTGGTGTGTCACGACTTGCTTTGCCAATCCGCCAATTATCAACCAAAGCCACTGACATCGGCACACGAATGACGTTAAAACCGTGATTCGCAATTGCCGCGACTGATTTTTTCATGCTAACTTGCCATAACCCGTGGAATGTATTGGCGGATGTTTCATAACCGAACCAATTCAGCCCAGTCAAACGGACCGTTTTATTCCGGCCATCGACAATCTTATTTCCTTTTGTGTGCAACCAATCTGATTTTGGCTTAGCTTGCGCCTCTACCGTAGTGACCTGTTGCGTCGCTAGGCTAGTTATTGCAACACCGCCAATCAACATTGCGGTCAATCCAACGATAATCAATTTTTTAAACTTCATGCTGTCCATCCTTAAAATTTGTATCTAATTAATTTACCATATTCATAAGTTAATTGTTATCCCTAATTGTCTGATTGCACTCAATAAAAAAGCACCACAACCCTCAATTGAGTTGTGGCGCCAAATTTACTATTTAGAATGATAAACCTTTAGTATACTTGCCATTCGTCGTGCTAGCCGTTGTATCGTCAATCTTCTTCATGGCATCGTTGATGGCAACCAATACCATGTCTTGCAAAGTATCCACATCGTCAGGATCAACAATCTTTTCATCAATCACAACGTCGTGTAACTTACGATCACCAGTGAAAGTCAATTTCACCATGTCATCAGGCGCAACGCCAACAAATTCCGTTGCTTCCAACGCTGCTTGATCAGATTGCATATCCTTTTGCATCTTTTGCATTTGCTTCATCATACCGTTCATATTACCGCCACCAAACATAGTTCTCTACCTCGTTTTATCTTAATTATTTTCTACTGTAATAAAATCTGCACCAAATAACTCTTCAGCCTTTTGCACAACATTGCTTGGAGCCGCATCCACCACCGGTTCTGCTGGTAACGCATTTTCCACGTTATCTTGTGATTCTTCAACTTCTGGTACTGTTGGTTGAACCGCTGGTTGGCTCGCAAATTCGAGCTTCGTCAGCGCTGGCGCAACCATTTGATCAACTGGAATGCCTTGCTTGTGTTGTTGGGCAAAGCTTTGGCGCGCTTGCTTCCATTGATCTTCTGAAATAAAGACCAACGTGAGCTCTTCACCAATTAAGCGGTTAATCCCCTTGAATACGTCCTGCTGTAACTGCGCATCCATGCTTGCCAAATGATGAATATACGGTTGGGCAAACGCCAAAATTACCGCTTCCGGACTAGCTGCCACAGGTTGGGCCGTCGTCATTTTCGCCGTT
This is a stretch of genomic DNA from Periweissella cryptocerci. It encodes these proteins:
- a CDS encoding YbaB/EbfC family nucleoid-associated protein; translated protein: MFGGGNMNGMMKQMQKMQKDMQSDQAALEATEFVGVAPDDMVKLTFTGDRKLHDVVIDEKIVDPDDVDTLQDMVLVAINDAMKKIDDTTASTTNGKYTKGLSF
- a CDS encoding glycoside hydrolase family 5 protein, whose product is MKFKKLIIVGLTAMLIGGVAITSLATQQVTTVEAQAKPKSDWLHTKGNKIVDGRNKTVRLTGLNWFGYETSANTFHGLWQVSMKKSVAAIANHGFNVIRVPMSVALVDNWRIGKASRDTPNINYAANPELQGLNNQQIFNTFLKYAKQNGVKVIIDIHSPSKDGYQSDTWYDDNYSTTKWLNALSYLAKAYKKNDTVIGYDLKNEPHGQAKWDTSKAQNNWRYAATRGAKAVLKKNPHALVFIEGIEQYNGDYSWWGANLQGVKKAPIKLAAKQQKQVVYSSHDYGPIVYQQPWLQGNFKKSVKAYWNKNWLFIHKEKIAPIFIGEWGGYAKNHTGNNLKWLKYLRSEIKQDKLSFTYWCFNPDSGDTGGLVNDNWTTWNGSYKFVKSALWQTKQHKFIGLDGQVKLGTHGVERP